One Priestia filamentosa genomic window, AGAAAATAAGTAACCTATTACAGAGAGCAAACCAAAAAGACCTGAATTATATAAAAGAATTACTTGATAATGGAAAAGTAAAACCGATAATTGATAAACGATATAAGTTAAATGAGGTAACTGAAGCATTCAAATATTTTCAGGAAGGTCACGCTCAAGGTAAAGTGGTAATTACTTTATAATTTAAAACTGACAATAAAATCCCCTAATTGTTCCTGCTTATGTAAAATAAACTTAATAAAATATACGAATAAATATGTGGCTATTCTTGTTCGGCTAACTTACTCGTTCGTATTATAAGGTCAGCCAGATAAGAAAATATATCCGGTTGATCTTTTTTTAGTTGCATAAAGAAAAAACTGCCTTAAAGACAGACAAATTTAAGCTAACGTACCTAGTATTTCAACAAAATCTAAATAATAAGTTACTAAAGACAAGAATTATTTTTAAATAAATAATACGTATTTTCCCTATACTTGCGCATATTAAAAACAACAATATTGAAAGCGAGATGAATATATATTGTCTAAACAAGGGATGCAAAACAAGGATCAAACGAGACAGCAAATCGAGAAACAGGATAAAAGAAATGATGTTGAACTAGGTAATGAATTCCAAATTGGAAACACAAGTTCACAGAGCTCCAAAAAAAGTGGACGTCAAGTAAATAAAAAATAACCTCGATTTTTCGGGGTTATTTTTTATTTTATGAAATCTAAACTTTCTGAAATAAATCCGCCAGTGCTGATTTTCAGCTAATACATTCGTTAGTTTATTAAGTAATGATATTTTGTAGCAACAGCCACTATTTTTCGAATGTATCGCCATTAATATTTGTCTCTGTACCATCAATATTTTTAACACCTTTACTTTTGTAGGGTTTGGCACTCTTTGTTTTTTTGGCACTAGCTTG contains:
- a CDS encoding DUF3934 family protein; the protein is MSKAKGKGGTGRGTGKKGWNRWQASAKKTKSAKPYKSKGVKNIDGTETNINGDTFEK